In Pontiella desulfatans, one DNA window encodes the following:
- a CDS encoding sulfatase, with product MKRFVLLMAVAGLTASAPATKPNILFIAVDDLKPMLGCYGDAEILSPNIDRLAARGTVFLNNACQQSVCGPSRASLMTGTYTDTTKVFDLKTLMREANPDTLTLPEYLRKQGYETTGTGKIFDPRSVDDQFDAASWSQPFLQNGSDEYFAKGYEKPKGGFHNPVVAKQNKELKAFMKKEGIKKSDEDAYVDALLKYPMVKPLTECLEVPDDAYDDGAFANCAVQQMERLARGGKPFFLAVGFKKPHLPFVAPKKYWDLYDRSEIKLAPFQEMPKGAPEYAGQDCWELRGSYSGVAPGPIPEAQQREMIHGYRACVSYTDAQIGKVLDQLAALGLENNTIVVLWGDHGWHLGDHGMFCKHTNYEQAVRSPLIFAAPQQKAKGTRTESPSEFVDVFPTLCELAGLPVPGSVEGLSLVPVLDDPAAMVHEAALEQYPRNSRFMGYSLRDKRYRYVKWVKMDYYGGERSGPMDANELYDYEKDPNETVNLAGDPGYKDVVANFERILKKRGIAQEQ from the coding sequence ATGAAACGATTCGTACTCTTAATGGCTGTTGCCGGACTGACGGCCTCGGCTCCTGCCACGAAACCCAACATCCTGTTCATTGCGGTGGACGACCTGAAGCCGATGCTCGGGTGCTATGGCGATGCGGAGATCCTTTCGCCGAACATCGACCGTTTGGCGGCGCGGGGGACGGTGTTCCTGAACAACGCCTGCCAGCAGTCGGTCTGCGGGCCTTCGCGGGCAAGCCTGATGACCGGAACCTACACGGATACCACGAAGGTCTTCGACCTGAAGACGCTGATGCGCGAGGCGAATCCCGATACGCTGACGCTGCCGGAATATTTGCGGAAGCAGGGCTACGAAACCACGGGCACCGGAAAGATCTTCGACCCGCGCAGTGTCGATGATCAGTTCGATGCCGCGTCCTGGTCGCAGCCGTTCCTACAGAACGGGTCCGATGAATATTTTGCCAAGGGGTACGAAAAGCCGAAGGGCGGTTTCCATAATCCGGTGGTTGCCAAACAGAACAAGGAACTGAAGGCCTTCATGAAGAAGGAAGGGATCAAGAAGAGCGATGAGGATGCCTACGTCGATGCCCTGCTGAAGTATCCGATGGTGAAGCCGCTGACGGAATGCCTGGAGGTGCCGGACGATGCCTACGATGACGGGGCCTTCGCCAACTGCGCGGTGCAACAGATGGAGCGGTTGGCTCGTGGCGGCAAGCCGTTTTTCCTGGCGGTCGGCTTCAAGAAACCGCACCTGCCATTTGTGGCGCCGAAGAAATATTGGGATCTTTACGATCGTTCGGAAATCAAACTGGCTCCATTCCAGGAAATGCCGAAGGGCGCGCCGGAGTATGCCGGTCAGGACTGCTGGGAACTGCGCGGCAGCTATTCCGGTGTTGCGCCGGGGCCGATCCCCGAGGCGCAGCAGCGGGAGATGATCCACGGTTACCGCGCGTGCGTGAGTTACACCGACGCGCAGATCGGCAAGGTGCTCGACCAGCTTGCGGCGCTGGGGCTGGAAAACAACACCATCGTGGTGCTGTGGGGCGACCATGGCTGGCATCTCGGCGACCACGGCATGTTTTGCAAGCACACCAACTATGAGCAGGCCGTCCGCTCGCCGCTGATCTTCGCTGCGCCGCAGCAGAAGGCAAAGGGAACCAGGACGGAGTCGCCGTCCGAATTCGTCGATGTTTTCCCGACGCTGTGCGAGCTGGCCGGACTTCCTGTTCCGGGTAGTGTGGAAGGCCTATCGCTCGTGCCGGTTCTTGACGATCCCGCGGCGATGGTGCATGAGGCGGCGCTGGAGCAATATCCGCGCAACAGTAGGTTCATGGGCTACAGTCTGCGGGATAAGCGCTACCGCTACGTGAAATGGGTCAAGATGGATTATTACGGCGGCGAGCGCTCCGGGCCGATGGATGCGAACGAACTCTATGACTATGAAAAGGATCCGAACGAAACGGTCAACCTGGCCGGCGATCCAGGATACAAGGATGTGGTTGCCAACTTCGAGCGCATCCTGAAGAAGCGCGGCATCGCGCAGGAGCAATGA
- a CDS encoding IS4 family transposase, translated as MKKQHKHKPAGHRYTTLKQLCNLIPGHMVSSLAQKHGVDIQSRTYTPWSHVVSLLYAHFSHALGLNDVCDALQMNAAALSTIRGAVPPSRNNLSHANKIRNADMAEELYWCMMKHLMDTVPGFAKGKVRRGYLRRFSKTIHALDSTTIQLVANCMDWAKHRRRKAAAKCHLRLDLQSFLPRCAIIDTAKHHDSTMTQSLCAELKPGEIAVFDKAYNKFKHLFELTVRGVWWVGRAKDNMQYKVVRTLETTGHKRILRDEVIEMVVEASKKAYPCELRRVVALVEINGKDVEIAFITNHLEWSAWTVAELYRCRWDIEVFFKEIKQTLQLSDFLGYSANAVRWQIWMGLLVHLLMRCLAFMHGWEHSFKRQFTVVRAVLWRRWNLPALLDSYGTAKPPGRIRGAPEQAYLPGFV; from the coding sequence ATGAAAAAACAACATAAACACAAGCCAGCCGGACATAGGTATACAACCTTGAAACAATTGTGCAATCTGATTCCCGGACACATGGTGTCGAGCCTTGCGCAGAAGCATGGCGTGGACATTCAAAGCCGGACGTACACGCCGTGGAGCCATGTGGTTTCTTTGCTGTACGCCCACTTCTCCCATGCACTCGGACTCAACGATGTGTGCGACGCGCTCCAGATGAACGCGGCGGCGCTCTCTACCATCCGCGGCGCGGTTCCTCCGTCGCGTAACAACCTGAGCCACGCGAACAAGATCCGCAACGCGGACATGGCCGAAGAGCTCTACTGGTGCATGATGAAGCATCTGATGGATACAGTCCCGGGCTTCGCGAAGGGCAAGGTTCGGCGCGGATACCTCCGGCGCTTCAGCAAGACGATCCATGCGCTGGACTCGACCACGATCCAGCTCGTCGCCAACTGCATGGACTGGGCGAAGCATCGCCGCCGCAAGGCTGCGGCCAAGTGCCACCTGCGCCTCGACCTGCAAAGCTTCCTGCCCCGGTGCGCCATCATCGACACGGCGAAGCACCATGACAGCACGATGACCCAAAGCCTGTGCGCCGAGCTCAAACCCGGTGAAATCGCCGTGTTCGACAAGGCCTACAACAAGTTCAAGCATCTTTTCGAGCTGACGGTGCGCGGTGTCTGGTGGGTTGGCCGGGCGAAGGACAACATGCAGTACAAGGTGGTGCGCACCCTCGAAACCACCGGGCACAAGCGCATCCTGCGCGACGAGGTCATCGAGATGGTGGTCGAAGCATCGAAGAAAGCCTATCCGTGCGAGTTGCGCCGGGTCGTGGCGCTGGTCGAGATTAACGGCAAGGATGTCGAAATCGCCTTCATCACCAATCACCTGGAGTGGAGCGCGTGGACGGTCGCCGAACTCTACCGTTGCCGCTGGGACATCGAGGTGTTCTTCAAGGAGATCAAGCAGACGCTCCAACTCTCCGACTTCCTGGGCTACAGCGCCAACGCCGTGCGCTGGCAGATCTGGATGGGGCTGCTGGTCCACCTGCTGATGCGCTGCCTCGCGTTCATGCACGGATGGGAGCACAGCTTCAAGCGGCAGTTCACTGTTGTGCGCGCGGTGCTTTGGCGCCGGTGGAACCTGCCCGCCTTGCTGGATTCCTATGGGACAGCCAAACCGCCCGGCCGCATACGGGGTGCGCCGGAACAGGCGTATCTGCCGGGGTTTGTCTAA
- a CDS encoding glycoside hydrolase family 5 protein: protein MMIKPLVGILMLGVLMSMVATGRQDDAWSVNARLGRGINMGNMLEAPREGAWFARLKEPYFDLVKEAGFTSVRIPVRWSAHALDEAPYTIDAKFLKRVDLAVEQALARGLLVVLNVHHYNGFMEDPAAHEERLLGIWEQLSRHYRNQPRALCFEVLNEPSDKVTPEIWNRVQNKALKLIRKSNPDRIIFAAPLGWNRIGHLKSLELPFDDPNLIASVHFYEPFWFTHQGAGWVKRDIPVGKEWLGTDGQKAELLADLDEAARWSKEHGIPINVGEFGAYEKAGMESRARWTAFLTREMEKRGMSWNYWEFCSGFGVYDPDEKIWRTELLNALIPNG from the coding sequence ATGATGATTAAACCGTTGGTTGGAATTTTAATGTTGGGGGTGCTTATGTCGATGGTTGCAACGGGTAGGCAGGACGATGCGTGGAGCGTGAACGCGCGGCTGGGGCGGGGCATAAACATGGGCAATATGCTGGAGGCCCCGAGGGAGGGGGCCTGGTTTGCCCGTTTGAAGGAACCCTATTTCGATCTCGTCAAGGAGGCCGGGTTCACGTCCGTGCGCATTCCGGTGCGCTGGTCGGCGCACGCTTTGGACGAGGCTCCATACACCATTGATGCAAAGTTCCTGAAGCGGGTTGACCTGGCTGTCGAACAGGCGCTTGCCCGGGGGCTGCTGGTGGTGCTCAATGTCCACCACTACAACGGATTCATGGAGGATCCGGCGGCGCATGAGGAACGCTTGCTTGGGATCTGGGAACAGCTTTCCAGGCACTACCGCAACCAACCGCGCGCGCTTTGCTTCGAGGTGTTGAACGAACCCTCCGACAAGGTAACTCCAGAAATCTGGAACCGGGTTCAGAACAAGGCTCTCAAGCTGATCCGGAAAAGCAATCCCGACCGGATCATCTTTGCTGCCCCGCTGGGTTGGAACCGGATCGGCCATCTAAAGTCGCTGGAACTGCCGTTCGATGATCCGAACCTGATCGCCTCGGTTCATTTCTACGAACCGTTTTGGTTCACGCATCAAGGCGCCGGTTGGGTGAAGCGCGATATCCCGGTCGGGAAGGAATGGTTGGGCACGGACGGGCAGAAGGCCGAACTCCTGGCCGATCTGGACGAGGCCGCACGCTGGTCGAAGGAGCATGGCATCCCGATCAACGTCGGGGAGTTCGGCGCCTATGAAAAGGCGGGCATGGAATCGCGCGCCCGATGGACGGCCTTCCTGACGCGCGAGATGGAAAAGCGGGGCATGTCGTGGAACTATTGGGAATTTTGCTCCGGCTTCGGAGTCTATGACCCCGATGAAAAGATATGGCGCACGGAACTGCTGAACGCGTTGATTCCCAATGGGTGA
- a CDS encoding glycoside hydrolase family 95 protein — protein sequence MKRLLIAPLCLVACVAFAEPRVYELWESNPAPVGPVETEPRKNGTFPYDQAWEYWSYPIGNGYMGANVFGYTDVERVQLTEKTLFNSGLYGLGGLTSFAEIKLRFGHDAVKNYRRSLNLNEGIAVVTYEVDGVTYTREYFISYPDQVLVMRISADQPASVSFTLAPEIPYLSSLREQDKRTGSVVAKDNRIILSGSLPNENNNYEAQFRVLHEGGQLKAGADTITVSKVDRATVVIAAGTNYELSSDVFLLPPNEKLDPAKFPHDRLNAILDAAVAKGPDALKQRHLDDHGELFGRVALKFDSEVSPLPTHQLLEEYKNGKTDIYLEELMFHYGRYLLIASSRENTLPAGLQGSWSNYEITPWTGGYWHNVNVQMNYWGACAVNLAETFEAYINYFKAYHPEAQKKAAEFLTEHHPDRVSEEPGGNGWTIGTGATPYKINKPGGHSGPGTGGFTTKLLMDYYDYTLNREYLEEVAYPALLGMSRLFSKTLIEEGDHLLVQPSASPENPVTLEQIEGHPGRLDAKGRHWITVGTTFDQGFVWENHNDVLKVADLLGKNDPYLNQVRAELPRLDPIIIGESGQIKEWRQETTYGSIGERHHRHISHLCSLYPGILINSSNPEWMDAASNTLDLRGDLTTGWAMAHRMNCRARLKEGDKAHQVYSLFIAEKTVPNLWTLHPPFQIDGNFGVMAGVSEMLLQSHEAAIELLPALPAAWSKGAFDGLVARGNFVVSAEWSDNKLIGAGVTARSGGLCRLKITSAKDARVVDASGNKISARVVGDDVMEFNTVAGQKVGIQFGK from the coding sequence ATGAAAAGACTATTGATTGCTCCTTTATGCCTGGTTGCCTGCGTCGCATTTGCAGAGCCGCGGGTCTATGAACTTTGGGAGTCCAATCCCGCACCGGTGGGTCCGGTGGAAACGGAGCCGCGCAAGAATGGAACGTTTCCATATGACCAGGCCTGGGAGTATTGGTCGTATCCGATCGGTAACGGCTACATGGGCGCCAATGTATTCGGTTACACCGATGTCGAGCGGGTGCAGCTGACCGAAAAAACATTGTTTAACTCGGGGCTCTATGGTTTGGGCGGCCTGACCAGCTTTGCGGAGATCAAGCTGCGCTTCGGCCATGATGCCGTGAAGAATTACCGCCGTTCGCTCAACCTGAATGAGGGTATTGCGGTTGTGACCTATGAAGTTGATGGGGTCACGTACACGCGCGAATATTTCATCAGCTATCCGGATCAGGTATTGGTTATGCGGATCAGTGCGGATCAACCGGCGTCGGTTTCGTTCACGCTCGCACCGGAGATCCCGTATCTCTCAAGTCTGCGCGAGCAGGACAAGCGCACCGGCAGTGTTGTGGCCAAGGATAACCGGATCATTCTGTCCGGCAGTCTGCCGAACGAGAACAACAATTATGAGGCGCAATTCCGGGTGCTGCACGAAGGTGGACAGCTGAAGGCCGGAGCGGATACGATCACCGTTTCGAAGGTCGACCGCGCAACGGTGGTGATAGCTGCGGGAACTAACTATGAGTTGAGCTCCGATGTATTCCTCCTGCCGCCAAATGAAAAACTGGACCCTGCCAAGTTTCCGCATGACCGGTTGAATGCAATTCTGGACGCGGCGGTTGCCAAGGGGCCGGATGCGCTGAAACAACGTCATCTTGATGACCACGGCGAACTATTCGGGCGCGTTGCGCTCAAATTCGATTCAGAAGTTTCGCCGTTGCCGACGCACCAGCTTCTTGAGGAATACAAGAACGGGAAAACGGATATTTATCTCGAGGAACTGATGTTCCATTATGGCCGCTATCTCCTGATCGCGAGCTCGCGCGAAAACACCTTGCCGGCGGGTTTGCAGGGCAGCTGGAGCAACTATGAAATCACGCCATGGACTGGCGGTTACTGGCACAACGTCAATGTGCAGATGAACTATTGGGGTGCTTGCGCCGTCAATCTGGCGGAAACGTTTGAGGCCTACATCAACTATTTCAAGGCCTATCATCCCGAGGCGCAGAAGAAGGCCGCTGAATTCCTGACAGAGCACCACCCTGACCGGGTTTCGGAAGAGCCGGGCGGCAATGGCTGGACGATCGGCACGGGCGCGACCCCCTACAAGATCAATAAACCGGGCGGTCACTCCGGGCCCGGAACCGGCGGCTTCACGACCAAGCTCCTCATGGATTATTACGACTACACCCTGAATCGGGAATACCTCGAGGAAGTGGCCTATCCCGCACTGCTCGGCATGAGCCGCCTGTTCTCGAAAACGCTCATCGAGGAAGGGGACCACCTGTTGGTGCAGCCTTCCGCCTCTCCCGAGAACCCGGTTACACTGGAACAGATTGAAGGACATCCCGGCCGGTTGGATGCAAAGGGTCGCCACTGGATAACGGTGGGCACAACGTTCGATCAGGGCTTTGTTTGGGAAAACCACAACGATGTGTTAAAGGTTGCCGACCTACTCGGAAAAAATGACCCATATCTCAACCAGGTACGCGCTGAACTCCCGCGTCTCGATCCGATCATCATCGGGGAGTCCGGGCAGATCAAGGAGTGGCGGCAGGAGACCACATATGGATCGATTGGTGAGCGGCACCATCGCCATATCTCACACCTTTGTTCGCTGTATCCCGGCATCTTGATCAATTCATCCAACCCGGAGTGGATGGATGCGGCAAGCAACACCCTCGACCTGCGAGGCGACCTGACCACCGGCTGGGCCATGGCGCATCGTATGAACTGCCGGGCCCGTTTGAAGGAAGGCGACAAAGCGCACCAGGTCTATAGTTTGTTTATTGCCGAAAAGACGGTTCCGAATTTGTGGACGCTCCACCCTCCGTTCCAGATCGATGGCAACTTCGGCGTCATGGCCGGCGTCAGCGAAATGCTGCTGCAAAGCCATGAGGCTGCCATCGAGCTCCTGCCGGCACTGCCGGCAGCCTGGAGCAAAGGCGCATTTGACGGTCTGGTCGCCCGGGGCAACTTTGTAGTTTCAGCAGAGTGGTCAGATAACAAGTTGATCGGCGCAGGGGTCACCGCACGCAGCGGTGGATTGTGCCGCCTGAAGATTACTTCGGCCAAGGATGCGCGGGTCGTGGACGCTTCGGGCAATAAGATTTCGGCGCGGGTCGTTGGTGATGATGTTATGGAATTTAATACGGTGGCCGGGCAGAAGGTCGGTATTCAATTCGGGAAATAA
- a CDS encoding alpha/beta hydrolase fold domain-containing protein: MNTRPKILFAWVCAAALLPGALFAEVKTPTHAHVSYGPEERQWLNLYLPSGSKPAPVFIYAHHNGSTADDVQTSWANPTVAEGTAIVSWESIAKVKGLADFQLCAADAKLMFAWVKEHAATYNFDIDKIFIGGQSRGSFVSWELALTPDVGIVGIYMGQALPGESFNERLLEPITKNAPPIFLAYRKEPGCEGDIHDPAHGLRVVERYKELGIGDRAELVHSLNDTKDNQVMQFLPKFVRSVVNPKAIPADEIDWGWPNIEPTFPNEAYGPRTDVNPELTGDNHLFDVWCPDGEGPFPVMIYAHGGGFGSGDKIKALGSMPNIAKENVVFISINYTLKQGPRIAIQEGADAIEYIVANHSKYKIDPEKVFLNGNSAGGIMMNYIIYNLKMPNIMGVWHGSYHKSQGADLSVENLREVGIPIAISMGHLYPEDKGHSALAAVTLLEKNGTAGNSGLWIGKEDNEVKQVWLNGKWIKNMSEGIDTGERYPTMAEWIHAVVDEQAGKKNWK; encoded by the coding sequence ATGAATACACGACCTAAAATATTGTTCGCATGGGTCTGCGCGGCTGCGCTTTTGCCCGGAGCTCTTTTCGCAGAGGTAAAAACGCCGACTCACGCGCATGTCTCGTATGGGCCGGAGGAGCGGCAATGGCTGAACCTCTATTTGCCGTCCGGCAGCAAACCCGCCCCGGTATTTATCTATGCCCACCATAACGGCTCGACGGCGGATGATGTTCAAACATCCTGGGCGAACCCTACCGTGGCGGAAGGAACGGCGATCGTGAGTTGGGAATCCATTGCAAAGGTTAAAGGGCTTGCCGATTTTCAACTCTGCGCGGCGGATGCCAAGCTGATGTTCGCATGGGTGAAAGAACATGCTGCGACCTATAATTTTGATATCGATAAGATATTTATCGGAGGACAATCACGGGGAAGCTTTGTGAGCTGGGAACTCGCCCTCACTCCGGATGTAGGCATTGTCGGGATTTATATGGGGCAGGCGTTGCCGGGGGAATCGTTTAACGAGCGATTGTTAGAGCCGATCACAAAAAACGCGCCTCCTATCTTTCTGGCCTACCGCAAAGAACCGGGATGCGAGGGGGATATCCACGATCCGGCACATGGCCTGAGGGTTGTGGAGCGATATAAAGAACTGGGCATTGGGGATCGAGCTGAGTTGGTGCACAGCCTGAACGACACGAAGGATAATCAAGTCATGCAATTCCTTCCTAAATTCGTGCGCTCGGTAGTGAATCCAAAGGCCATTCCGGCGGATGAAATAGATTGGGGGTGGCCAAATATAGAGCCGACCTTCCCAAATGAAGCCTATGGTCCGAGAACCGATGTGAACCCTGAGCTTACCGGAGACAATCACCTGTTTGATGTCTGGTGCCCCGATGGGGAGGGACCCTTTCCGGTCATGATCTATGCACATGGTGGTGGATTCGGATCAGGGGACAAGATCAAGGCGCTTGGTTCTATGCCGAACATCGCCAAAGAGAACGTCGTTTTTATCAGCATCAATTATACCTTAAAGCAGGGGCCCAGGATCGCTATTCAAGAGGGTGCTGATGCGATTGAGTATATTGTAGCCAACCACTCAAAGTATAAAATCGATCCTGAGAAGGTTTTTCTGAATGGGAACTCCGCCGGCGGGATCATGATGAATTACATCATCTATAATCTGAAGATGCCGAATATCATGGGCGTTTGGCATGGGTCCTATCACAAATCCCAGGGTGCTGATCTCAGTGTGGAGAATCTCAGGGAGGTGGGGATTCCGATCGCAATATCTATGGGTCACTTGTATCCCGAAGATAAAGGCCATAGCGCACTGGCCGCCGTGACGCTGCTGGAAAAAAATGGAACCGCCGGAAACTCCGGGCTGTGGATTGGTAAAGAGGACAATGAGGTGAAACAGGTATGGTTAAACGGAAAATGGATTAAGAATATGAGTGAGGGCATCGATACCGGGGAACGTTATCCTACGATGGCAGAATGGATACATGCTGTCGTCGACGAGCAAGCAGGAAAGAAGAACTGGAAATAA
- a CDS encoding sulfatase, whose protein sequence is MKRRRFMQVSAAATVAQAFLPVRADKNVRPTNPNIILFYVDDLGWMDLGCQGSTFYETPNIDRLAKEGVRYTQGYTPHPRCLPARYGVITGRFPARGGVPGGKGHLQPTDRTMAHALRDGGYKTCFAGKWHLTGPYGEKNLPQNMGFDVNIAAGAAGAPSTYFYPYRTKDTSKLKPGWEIGLDKDYIAGMEDGREGDYITETMTAKCLDFIEAHAANPFFLYLSHYGVHTPFEAPERLVKKYEAKLKTMKFDGPEYVEVDRTTGRGDRLTRQNNAVYAAMIESVDESLGRVFQTLEKLGIADNTIIVFTADNGGLSNRGEKNGKISGRPLATSNLPLKTGKGWLYEGGIREAFMVKWPGVTQPGFVNETDVVVGSDLFPTFLEMAGLPLEPQHHNDGVSMVPSLKGKTFERGSPLFWHSPTSRPYSTGDTDGSAVRMGDYKLLEWYNANHVELYDLSKDIGEQNDLSKTMPEKTAEMLAVLHDWRKEIDAHTREQDWGNK, encoded by the coding sequence ATGAAAAGAAGACGTTTTATGCAGGTGAGTGCAGCGGCAACCGTGGCGCAGGCTTTCCTGCCTGTGCGGGCAGACAAGAATGTCCGCCCCACAAATCCCAACATCATCCTGTTCTATGTCGATGATCTCGGCTGGATGGATCTGGGTTGCCAGGGGTCGACGTTCTACGAGACGCCGAACATTGACCGGTTGGCAAAGGAGGGTGTGCGCTATACGCAGGGCTACACACCGCATCCGCGCTGCCTGCCTGCCCGCTACGGCGTAATCACCGGCCGCTTCCCGGCGCGCGGCGGCGTGCCGGGCGGCAAGGGGCACCTGCAACCGACCGACCGTACCATGGCGCACGCCTTGCGCGATGGGGGATACAAAACCTGCTTTGCGGGCAAGTGGCACTTGACCGGGCCGTATGGCGAAAAGAACCTGCCACAGAACATGGGCTTCGATGTCAACATTGCCGCCGGTGCGGCCGGCGCGCCTTCGACCTATTTCTATCCCTACCGAACGAAGGACACTTCGAAGCTGAAACCGGGCTGGGAGATCGGGCTGGACAAGGATTATATCGCCGGCATGGAGGACGGCCGGGAGGGCGACTACATTACCGAAACCATGACGGCCAAGTGCCTGGATTTCATTGAAGCCCATGCCGCGAACCCGTTCTTCCTCTACCTCTCGCACTATGGCGTCCACACACCGTTCGAGGCACCGGAACGCTTGGTGAAAAAATATGAAGCCAAACTGAAGACGATGAAGTTCGACGGCCCGGAATATGTGGAAGTCGACCGGACCACGGGGCGGGGCGATCGGCTGACCCGCCAGAACAACGCGGTGTATGCCGCGATGATCGAGAGCGTCGACGAGAGCCTCGGCCGTGTTTTCCAGACGTTGGAAAAACTCGGCATTGCCGACAACACCATCATCGTTTTCACGGCCGACAACGGCGGGCTTTCGAACCGCGGCGAAAAGAACGGCAAGATCAGCGGGCGTCCACTGGCGACTTCCAACCTGCCGCTAAAGACCGGCAAGGGCTGGCTCTACGAAGGCGGCATCCGCGAGGCATTCATGGTCAAGTGGCCGGGCGTCACGCAGCCGGGCTTCGTGAACGAGACCGATGTGGTTGTTGGCTCCGACCTGTTTCCGACGTTCCTGGAAATGGCGGGGCTTCCGCTTGAGCCACAGCACCACAACGATGGGGTCAGCATGGTGCCGTCGTTGAAAGGAAAGACGTTCGAGCGCGGCAGTCCGCTGTTCTGGCATTCACCGACGAGCCGACCCTACAGCACGGGCGATACCGATGGGAGTGCCGTGCGCATGGGTGACTACAAGTTGTTGGAATGGTATAACGCGAACCACGTCGAGCTGTATGATCTCTCGAAGGATATCGGCGAACAGAACGACCTTTCGAAAACGATGCCGGAAAAGACGGCGGAGATGCTGGCCGTGCTGCACGACTGGCGCAAGGAAATCGACGCGCATACGCGGGAGCAGGACTGGGGAAATAAGTAA
- a CDS encoding sulfatase, protein MKYKTVQTVGWLVRLRVLGALVVYPIVLWSAQAAGPNILFFSMDDLKPELGCYGSEHVKTPNIDRLAKNGMLFERHYIQQAVCGPSRASMFSGLRPDTTRVWDLQHTCREECPKAFTMQEYFKKAGYATAGAGKIMHGFKNDDPPSWSIPYVHSEALPYADGRLPALDKYQGEQIHAAFQALEEKKIKGYKQRNQFMAGLGAMPATECIDRPDDAYPDGAMTEWALGMLDRLARADGPFYLTLGYRKPHLPFVAPKKYWDLFDRAAIDVAEFQKLPKGAPEYAGHSWGELKNYSDVDKDENLSKARQRELIHGYYACVAYVDAQIGKVLAKLKETGLDGNTVVVLWGDHGWHLGDHGIWCKHSNYEQATHSPLIISAPWLSQTGRAASPVESVDIFPTLCELAGLPVPEQLEGTSLVPILKNPKARVKDFAMSQYPRSHKKNMGYAMRTERYRMVTWVPEDVAQTGTFNPSQIDAIELYDYQTDPLETVNLANHPEYKAVVLELSKKLEGFFE, encoded by the coding sequence ATGAAATATAAAACGGTGCAAACGGTAGGTTGGTTGGTCAGGCTTCGGGTACTTGGTGCCTTGGTGGTTTATCCGATCGTTTTGTGGTCGGCCCAGGCGGCGGGACCCAACATACTTTTCTTTTCAATGGATGACCTGAAGCCGGAGCTGGGTTGCTATGGCTCGGAACACGTTAAAACCCCGAACATTGACCGGTTGGCAAAAAACGGAATGCTGTTCGAACGCCACTATATCCAACAGGCGGTGTGCGGGCCGTCGCGCGCAAGCATGTTCAGCGGCTTGAGGCCCGATACCACCCGGGTTTGGGACTTGCAGCATACCTGCCGCGAGGAGTGCCCGAAGGCGTTCACCATGCAGGAATATTTCAAGAAGGCCGGTTATGCAACCGCCGGGGCCGGCAAGATCATGCATGGCTTCAAGAACGATGATCCGCCATCGTGGTCGATCCCGTATGTTCATTCGGAGGCATTGCCCTATGCGGACGGACGGCTGCCGGCGCTCGACAAGTATCAGGGCGAACAGATCCATGCCGCGTTCCAGGCGCTCGAGGAAAAGAAGATCAAGGGCTACAAGCAGCGCAACCAGTTCATGGCCGGGCTGGGGGCCATGCCGGCCACCGAGTGCATCGACCGGCCGGACGATGCCTATCCCGATGGCGCGATGACGGAGTGGGCGTTGGGCATGCTCGACCGGTTGGCCCGGGCCGACGGGCCGTTCTACCTGACGCTGGGCTACCGCAAGCCGCATTTGCCGTTTGTTGCCCCGAAGAAATATTGGGATCTGTTCGATCGCGCCGCGATCGATGTGGCGGAGTTCCAAAAGCTGCCGAAGGGCGCGCCGGAATATGCCGGCCATTCGTGGGGCGAGCTGAAAAACTATTCGGATGTCGATAAGGATGAAAACCTTTCCAAGGCGCGCCAGCGTGAACTGATCCATGGCTACTATGCTTGTGTGGCCTATGTGGATGCCCAGATCGGCAAGGTGCTTGCGAAGCTGAAGGAGACCGGCCTCGATGGGAACACCGTCGTTGTGCTGTGGGGCGATCACGGCTGGCACCTCGGCGACCACGGCATCTGGTGCAAGCATTCGAACTATGAGCAGGCCACCCATTCGCCGCTGATCATTTCCGCTCCATGGCTGTCGCAGACGGGCCGGGCGGCTTCCCCGGTCGAGTCGGTGGATATTTTCCCGACGCTGTGCGAGCTGGCCGGCCTTCCGGTTCCGGAGCAGCTGGAAGGGACCAGCCTGGTTCCAATCCTCAAAAACCCGAAAGCCAGGGTGAAGGATTTTGCCATGAGCCAGTATCCGCGCAGCCACAAGAAAAACATGGGCTATGCCATGCGCACCGAACGCTACCGCATGGTCACCTGGGTTCCGGAAGATGTTGCCCAAACCGGGACGTTCAACCCCTCGCAAATCGACGCGATCGAACTCTATGACTACCAGACCGACCCGCTCGAAACGGTTAACCTCGCCAACCATCCGGAATACAAGGCCGTGGTGTTGGAGCTCTCCAAAAAACTAGAAGGATTTTTTGAATAA